The Chryseobacterium glaciei DNA window TCCAATCTGTACTCCTGTAGCTTCATTTCTTCTGCCTAACTGTACCTGAACATCAGTATTGTCATCTCCAAGCTGAATAGAAGAAGCTTCGTTTCTTCTGCCGTTCTGAAGCTGATAAGCAAAGTTATCACTACCCAACTGAATAGAAGAAGCTTCATTTCTTCTTCCTACCTGAGTTTGTTGCGTAGTGTTCATTAAACCTACCTGCCATGTTGTAGCAGAGTTTCTGTTTCCTGTTTGGCTTACTTCATTTGAGTTTCCAAGCCCCAGTTGATCTACGTCTATTGAGTTTCTGTTCCCGATACTTTCTGCAGTGTTGGTATTGAAGGCTCCCACCTGATCTATATCGGCAGTATTTCGATTTCCATCCTGATTTAGAGTATTGATATTCACCAGACCTGTTTGGTCTACTGTGGCAACGTTCCAGTTTCCAGTTTGAGTTGTTACATCAATATTTGCTTGTGCAAAAGTAAAACCCATGGCCATTAGTGTAAACACACCTGTTATAAAGTTTTTCATCTTAATAAAAATTAATTGGTTAATAGTCTGACAAAGGTAGACGCTAAAGCAATCGGGCGAACCACTATAAAAGGGCAAATTTTCAAAATCACTAATTACGGTCGTGTTTGTAACCGTTTACAGTTTATTAGCCATCACTGTAAGTAATTACGTATAAATACGGGGATTATTTCATTTGAATTTATTATTGATTATCAATTATTCGTTACTTATTTTTTCGTCCTTTTATCATTAATTAACATTTTTGCCTCTTCTTTTCTTCAGTATATATTGCTAAATTTGAGCTATGGAAAATTTTGGAAAAGATTTATTACGAAAAATAAAAAGTGTTGAACTTCCGGGAGAACATGCTCATGGTGTTTTTTCACCTCCTTCACGTCCTGTTTTCACGTATGATGAGGTATTGGCCAAGAATCCAAAATTCGCTGCTGTAAATATTATTTTGTACATTAAAGACGATGAATGGTATTTTCCATTAATATTAAGAACTGAAAACGAACGAGACAGGCATAGCGGGCAAATCTCTTTACCAGGCGGAAAACGCGAAGAAACGGACAGAGATTTTGCGGAAACCGCCGTTCGCGAAACTTCGGAAGAAATAGGCATTGAAAAACATTACGTAAGAATCATACGAGAAATGTCTCCGATCTACATTCCGCCAAGTAATTTTTATGTTTATCCGTACATTTCTTATACCAAAAAAGATCCGAAATTTATCCTACAACATACCGAAGTGGTAGAAACCATTGAATTTCCCATCACTTCCTTTCTAAACCTTCCCGATAAACCTGAAATAATGGCTTTGCCGAGCGCAGGAGGACATGAAGTTCCGGTCATCAATTTCAACGGATATATCATCTGGGGAGCTACGGCAATGATATTAAGTGAATTCAGTCAGTTGTTGAAAAAAATGTAACTTTGCACAACTGTGTTTAATTGATAGATGGCAAAAAAAAATATTTTCACCGATGCATTCGGAACTCCTTATTTTTTAAAAAGGTTAATCATTTTTATTTTAGGACTTGTCTCTTACAGAAGATTCAATGGCTTTAATAAACTAAAAATAACAGGTACAGAACACCTTGTGGATCTTCCGGATTCCAATGTGCTTTTTGTATGTAACCATCAGACATATTTCGCAGATGTGGCAGCAATGTATCACGCCTTCTGCGCGGTAAATAATGGATATTTAGACACCATAAAAAACCCGATCTACCTACTTAATCCAAAGATCGATTTTTACTACGTTGCCGCCGAAGAAACCATGAATAAAGGTATTCTTCCAAAAATTTTTAAAATTGCAGGTGCCGTAACCGTAAAAAGAACCTGGAGAGCTGAAGGACAGAATGTCAACAGAATGGTAGATCTTACAGAGGTTGATAATATTATGAAAGCCTTAGACAACGGCTGGGTAGCTACTTTCCCTCAAGGTACTACATCTGCTTTTGCGCAAGGAAGAAGAGGCACCGCAAAACTGGTTAAAAATCAGCGCCCTATTGTGATTCCTATTAAAATTAATGGGTTCCGAAGAGCGTTTGATAAAAAAGGCCTCCGCGTAAAGGTAACAGGCGTAAAACCTACCATGGAGTTTAAAGCACCTTTAGACATCGATTATGACAACGAAAAAGCACCGGAAATTTTGTTGAAAATAATGACTGCCATTGAGCAGACCGAAGATTTCAATGTACTACACAATTATGATGAAGAACTTAAAGCTAAAAAATTAGAACAAAAGGATTCAGATAATTAAAGTAGATTAAATATGAAAAGAATAATAGGGATCTTATTCGCAATCATAGTATTAGTTTCATGTAACAGCCAAAAAGTATATTCAGATTTTGACATAAGTTATTCTAAAAACGGGGGACCTTCTCCTATCTATGAGAATTTACTTATCAAGGCCAATAATGTGCATTACTCTTTTGAGGGACAAGGGAAAAAAATTAAAAAAGAGTTTAAACTTACCAATGAAGATCTAAAAAAATTGGATAACGTTCTCTCTCAGAATAATTTTAGAAGAATACAGGAAGATCGTAAAAAATTATACGACAATGTAACGACTTCTATTAATGTTAAAAAAGGTCCTAATGAAGGCAGCAAAACAGATGCGAGTTTAGTGATGCCAAATTATAAAACCAACTGGGATAACATTTTAAATGCTTTTCAGGAGATCATTAATAACAACGTTAAAAAACAGTAAATAAATTGAATACCCATTTCATTGCTATTGGCGGGAGTGCTATGCATAATCTTGCTATTGCGCTAAAAGACAAAGGATATCAGGTGACAGGTTCAGATGACGCTATTTTTGAACCTTCAAAATCAAGACTTGAGAAGAAAGGAATTCTTCCTCAGGAAATGGGATGGTTCCCTGAAAAAATAACTTCTGATATTGATGCCGTAATTCTCGGAATGCACGCTCATCAGGACAATCCCGAATTAGCAAAAGCGAAAGAACTGGGTTTAAAAATATACTCTTATCCGGAATTTCTTTACGAACAGTCTAAAACCAAAACCAGAGTTGTTATTGCAGGTTCTCACGGGAAAACAACAATTACTTCAATGATTCTTCATGTTTTGAATTTTCATCAGAAAGATGTTGATTACATGGTGGGAGCGCAATTGGAAGGTTTCGACTGTATGGTAAAACTGACTCAGGATAACGATTTTATGGTATTGGAAGGTGATGAATACCTTTCCTCTCCTATCGATTTACGTTCAAAATTCTTACTCTATCAACCCAATATTGCTTTAATGAGCGGAATTGCTTGGGATCATATCAATGTTTTCAAAACTTTTGATGACTATATCGAGCAGTTCAGAAGATTCGTTGCCAGCATTACTCCGGGTGGAGTTTTAGTCTATAACGAAGAAGATGCTGAAGTGGTAAAAGTGGTTGAAACCGCTGAAAATTATTTCAGAAAAATACCTTACAAAACTCCTGAATACGAGATCAATAACGGACAGGTTTATTTAAAAACCGAAATGGGAGATATTCCTCTTTCTGTTTTTGGAGCGCATAATCTTTTAAACCTTGAAGGAGCAAGACATATTTGCCACACGTTGGGAATTATGGATGAAGATTTCTATGATGCGATTATGAGTTTCAAAGGCGCTTCAAAACGTCTTGAAAAAGTAGAAAGAGAAGACAAAGGAATACTTTACAAAGACTTTGCGCACGCACCGAGTAAAGTGAAAGCGGCTGTAAAAGCTTTCTGTGAGCAATTTAAAAATGAGAAAAAATACGGTTTCCTTGAACTTCATACCTATTCAAGTTTAAATCCAGTGTTTTTAGAGCAATATGATCACGCAATGGACGGGTTGGAAGAAGCGATCGTTTTCTATTCCGAAGATGCTTTAAAAATCAAAAGAATGGATCCTATTTCACCTGATTTGATTAAAGAAAAATTTAAAAATGAAAATCTAAAAGTATTTACCAATGCTGAAGAACTTCACGCTTATTGGGAAACGTTAGATAAAACTAACGGTGTTTTCCTGATGATGAGTTCGGGGAATTTTGGTGGTTTAGATTTAACTAAATAAGATTATTCATACAATATAAAAAGGCCGTCTCACGATTTGTGAAACGGCCTTTTTTATGCCTTTTAAATTTCATAGATTGAGTTGATAATCATATCTGAATTATACCTAATCTAAGAGAAAATTCAATCCTTAAATATCTACAACAACATTCAACATTTTCTGCTCCCATTCAGGATCTTTAGGATCAAAGAATAATCTTTTTCCTGTGTCTAAAGAACGAACAATATTCATTTCGTCTTCTGATAATTCAAAATCAAAGACATTGAAATTTTCTTCAATTCTAGACGGCGTCACAGACTTTGGAATCGCGCAGAATCCTTCCTGCAAATGCCATCTTAAAATAACCTGAGCAACCGTTTTATTATGTTTTTCAGCAATAGCTTTTAAAGATTCGTTATTCAACAAT harbors:
- a CDS encoding UDP-N-acetylmuramate--L-alanine ligase → MNTHFIAIGGSAMHNLAIALKDKGYQVTGSDDAIFEPSKSRLEKKGILPQEMGWFPEKITSDIDAVILGMHAHQDNPELAKAKELGLKIYSYPEFLYEQSKTKTRVVIAGSHGKTTITSMILHVLNFHQKDVDYMVGAQLEGFDCMVKLTQDNDFMVLEGDEYLSSPIDLRSKFLLYQPNIALMSGIAWDHINVFKTFDDYIEQFRRFVASITPGGVLVYNEEDAEVVKVVETAENYFRKIPYKTPEYEINNGQVYLKTEMGDIPLSVFGAHNLLNLEGARHICHTLGIMDEDFYDAIMSFKGASKRLEKVEREDKGILYKDFAHAPSKVKAAVKAFCEQFKNEKKYGFLELHTYSSLNPVFLEQYDHAMDGLEEAIVFYSEDALKIKRMDPISPDLIKEKFKNENLKVFTNAEELHAYWETLDKTNGVFLMMSSGNFGGLDLTK
- a CDS encoding NUDIX hydrolase produces the protein MENFGKDLLRKIKSVELPGEHAHGVFSPPSRPVFTYDEVLAKNPKFAAVNIILYIKDDEWYFPLILRTENERDRHSGQISLPGGKREETDRDFAETAVRETSEEIGIEKHYVRIIREMSPIYIPPSNFYVYPYISYTKKDPKFILQHTEVVETIEFPITSFLNLPDKPEIMALPSAGGHEVPVINFNGYIIWGATAMILSEFSQLLKKM
- a CDS encoding lysophospholipid acyltransferase family protein, with the protein product MAKKNIFTDAFGTPYFLKRLIIFILGLVSYRRFNGFNKLKITGTEHLVDLPDSNVLFVCNHQTYFADVAAMYHAFCAVNNGYLDTIKNPIYLLNPKIDFYYVAAEETMNKGILPKIFKIAGAVTVKRTWRAEGQNVNRMVDLTEVDNIMKALDNGWVATFPQGTTSAFAQGRRGTAKLVKNQRPIVIPIKINGFRRAFDKKGLRVKVTGVKPTMEFKAPLDIDYDNEKAPEILLKIMTAIEQTEDFNVLHNYDEELKAKKLEQKDSDN